From Halobacterium sp. R2-5, the proteins below share one genomic window:
- a CDS encoding aldehyde dehydrogenase family protein — translation MTYQHYIDGEWVDGHGSETFESRNPANGETLGDFQQGTEEDVQEAIAAADAVEEEWQSMSRIDRAEYLWDIYNELKDRHQELGEVVTKECGKEISEGKADVAEAWHMVEWAAGDARHPKGDIVPSEIPSKDAYMRRKPRGVVGCITPWNFPVAIPFWHMAVSLVEGNTVVWKPAEQTPWCGQIIAEMFEDAGIPDGVFNMVQGFGDAGAAIVDDDRVDTVLFTGSAEVGQQIAQEVAEDPGKLAACEMGGKNGIVVTEEADLDIAVHSAVMSSFKTTGQRCVSSERLIVHEDLYDEFKERFVEVAEKVAVGDPLDDSTFMGPAIEPDHVEKIQKYNDLAREEAENVLVDRTELDDGEIPDGHEDGHWVGPFVYEVDYDPNLRCIKEEVFGPHVALIEYSGDIERAVEIHNDTPYGLAGAIISEDYRQINYYRDNAEVGLSYGNLPCIGAEVQLPFGGVKKSGNGYPSAREVIEAVTERTAWTLNNSKDIEMAQGLSADIKTQDD, via the coding sequence ATGACGTACCAGCACTACATCGACGGCGAGTGGGTCGACGGTCACGGCTCGGAGACCTTCGAGAGCCGGAACCCCGCGAACGGGGAGACGCTCGGGGACTTCCAGCAGGGCACCGAGGAGGACGTCCAGGAGGCAATCGCGGCCGCGGACGCCGTAGAGGAGGAGTGGCAGTCGATGTCCCGCATCGACCGCGCGGAGTACCTCTGGGACATCTACAACGAGCTCAAGGACCGCCACCAGGAGCTCGGCGAAGTCGTGACCAAGGAGTGCGGCAAGGAGATCAGCGAGGGGAAAGCCGACGTCGCCGAGGCCTGGCACATGGTCGAGTGGGCGGCCGGCGACGCCCGCCACCCGAAGGGCGACATCGTCCCCTCCGAGATTCCGAGCAAGGACGCCTACATGCGGCGGAAGCCGCGCGGCGTCGTCGGCTGCATCACGCCGTGGAACTTCCCGGTCGCGATTCCGTTCTGGCACATGGCCGTCTCGCTCGTGGAGGGCAACACCGTCGTCTGGAAGCCCGCCGAGCAGACGCCGTGGTGCGGCCAGATCATCGCGGAGATGTTCGAGGACGCCGGCATCCCGGACGGCGTGTTCAACATGGTCCAGGGCTTCGGCGACGCGGGCGCGGCCATCGTCGACGACGACCGCGTCGACACCGTCCTGTTCACCGGCTCCGCGGAGGTCGGCCAGCAGATCGCCCAGGAAGTCGCCGAGGACCCCGGCAAGCTCGCCGCGTGTGAGATGGGCGGGAAGAACGGCATCGTCGTCACGGAGGAGGCGGACCTCGACATCGCCGTCCACTCCGCGGTGATGTCCTCGTTCAAGACGACCGGCCAGCGCTGTGTCTCCAGCGAGCGCCTCATCGTCCACGAGGACCTCTACGACGAGTTCAAGGAGCGCTTCGTGGAGGTCGCCGAGAAGGTCGCGGTCGGCGACCCGCTGGACGACTCGACGTTCATGGGGCCCGCCATCGAGCCCGACCACGTCGAGAAGATCCAGAAGTACAACGACCTCGCCCGCGAGGAAGCCGAAAACGTCCTCGTCGACCGCACGGAGCTCGACGACGGCGAGATTCCCGACGGCCACGAGGACGGCCACTGGGTCGGCCCGTTCGTCTACGAGGTCGACTACGACCCGAACCTCCGCTGCATCAAAGAGGAGGTGTTCGGCCCGCACGTCGCGCTCATCGAGTACTCCGGCGACATCGAGCGCGCGGTCGAGATCCACAACGACACCCCGTACGGGCTCGCCGGCGCCATCATCAGCGAGGACTACCGGCAGATCAACTACTACCGCGACAACGCCGAGGTCGGTCTGTCGTACGGCAACCTCCCATGTATCGGCGCGGAGGTCCAGCTGCCGTTCGGCGGCGTGAAGAAGTCCGGCAACGGCTATCCGAGCGCCCGCGAGGTCATCGAGGCCGTCACCGAGCGCACCGCGTGGACGCTCAACAACAGCAAGGACATCGAGATGGCGCAGGGCCTCTCGGCGGACATCAAGACCCAGGACGACTGA
- a CDS encoding carbon-nitrogen family hydrolase, whose protein sequence is MRVALAQIGVEGAAVDANVERAVDAVREAAGEGADLVCLPELFNVGFFAFDAYQRDAEPLDGPSLSAVRDAAVEEGVALLAGSVVEDLSATDGGPAEDGLANTSVLFDADGERLLAYRKHHLFGYESAEAQLLTPGEAVPTAELGGFTAAVTTCYDLRFPELYRSLVERGVDLLLVPSAWPYPRVEHWKLLPQARAVENLAYVAAVNGSGDFEDARLLGRSTVYDPWGTAVASTGDEPGIVYADLDPERVATVREEFPALDDRRA, encoded by the coding sequence ATGCGCGTCGCGCTCGCCCAGATCGGTGTCGAGGGCGCGGCGGTGGATGCGAACGTCGAGCGCGCCGTCGACGCCGTCCGGGAGGCCGCCGGCGAGGGCGCGGACCTCGTCTGCCTGCCGGAGCTGTTCAACGTCGGATTCTTCGCGTTCGACGCCTACCAGCGCGACGCCGAACCGCTCGACGGCCCCTCGCTGTCGGCGGTCCGGGACGCGGCCGTCGAGGAGGGCGTCGCGCTGCTGGCGGGCAGCGTCGTCGAGGACCTCTCGGCGACCGACGGCGGCCCCGCGGAGGACGGCCTCGCGAACACGAGCGTGCTGTTCGACGCGGACGGCGAGCGCCTGCTCGCGTACCGAAAACACCACCTGTTCGGCTACGAGTCCGCCGAAGCCCAGCTACTCACCCCGGGCGAAGCCGTCCCGACCGCCGAACTCGGCGGGTTCACGGCGGCGGTCACGACCTGCTACGACCTCCGGTTCCCGGAGCTCTACCGTAGCCTCGTCGAGCGCGGCGTCGACCTCCTGCTCGTCCCGTCGGCGTGGCCGTATCCGCGCGTCGAGCACTGGAAGCTGCTGCCGCAGGCGCGCGCGGTCGAGAACCTCGCGTACGTCGCCGCGGTCAACGGCAGCGGCGACTTCGAGGACGCGCGGCTGCTCGGCCGCTCGACCGTCTACGACCCGTGGGGCACCGCGGTCGCGAGCACGGGCGACGAGCCCGGTATCGTGTACGCCGACCTCGACCCCGAGCGCGTCGCGACCGTCCGCGAGGAGTTCCCCGCGCTCGACGACCGACGGGCCTGA
- a CDS encoding SRPBCC family protein: MTVRVERTFEVSVSPEDVWAFISDPEQRAGAISVVDSYERDGDTTTWHVRLPIPVVRSTIQVETRDVDVDPPRYVKFVGQSRIFDVTGEHEVASANGGSRVTNRFVVDGKVPGVERFFERNLDDELGGLQDALEAEA, from the coding sequence ATGACAGTTCGGGTCGAGCGGACGTTCGAGGTGTCGGTCTCTCCCGAGGACGTGTGGGCGTTCATCTCGGACCCGGAGCAGCGCGCGGGCGCAATCAGCGTCGTGGACAGCTACGAGCGCGACGGCGACACGACGACCTGGCACGTCCGCCTCCCGATTCCGGTGGTGCGGAGCACGATCCAGGTCGAGACCCGCGACGTCGACGTGGACCCGCCGCGGTACGTGAAGTTCGTCGGCCAGTCCCGCATCTTCGACGTCACGGGCGAGCACGAAGTGGCGTCCGCGAACGGCGGCTCGCGGGTGACCAACCGGTTCGTCGTCGACGGGAAGGTGCCGGGCGTCGAGCGGTTCTTCGAGCGGAACCTCGACGACGAACTCGGCGGCCTGCAGGACGCCCTGGAGGCGGAGGCCTGA